The following coding sequences are from one Devosia neptuniae window:
- a CDS encoding tyrosine recombinase, which yields MMSAERGAAKNTIEAYGRDLTDYAGFVKAQKQTLLTAPRETVTAYLDDLRSQGLSASSSARRLSAIRQFHRFLCADNLRGDDPTRIVSSPKSRRALPKVLSIAEVDKLLTTAEAEANTPATPPKQAAALRLYLLLELLYATGMRVSELVSLKRSAVMRDASFITIIGKGNKERVVPVNDRARDAIRVYLKTLEPGAYLFPATGAEGYLSRQVFARDLKLLAGRAGISSARVAPHVLRHAFASHLLGGGADLRVVQMLLGHADISTTQIYTHVLDEKLRSLVEQHHPLSDSAK from the coding sequence ATGATGTCGGCCGAACGCGGCGCCGCCAAAAACACCATCGAAGCCTATGGCCGCGACCTCACTGACTATGCCGGCTTCGTCAAAGCCCAAAAGCAGACCCTGCTCACCGCGCCCCGCGAAACCGTCACCGCCTATCTCGATGACCTACGCAGCCAAGGCCTATCGGCCTCGTCCAGCGCTCGCCGCCTCTCGGCCATCCGCCAGTTCCATCGCTTTCTGTGCGCCGACAATCTGCGTGGCGACGATCCAACGCGCATTGTTTCGAGCCCCAAAAGCCGCCGCGCCTTGCCCAAAGTGCTGTCCATCGCTGAGGTGGATAAGCTCCTGACCACCGCCGAAGCCGAAGCCAATACCCCCGCCACTCCGCCAAAGCAGGCCGCCGCCCTGCGGCTCTATCTGCTGCTCGAACTGCTCTACGCTACCGGCATGCGCGTGTCCGAACTGGTCAGCCTCAAGCGCTCCGCCGTGATGCGCGACGCCAGTTTCATCACCATTATCGGCAAGGGCAACAAGGAGCGCGTCGTGCCGGTCAATGACCGCGCCCGCGACGCCATCCGCGTCTATCTCAAAACGCTGGAACCCGGTGCCTATCTTTTCCCCGCCACCGGCGCCGAGGGTTATCTTTCCCGCCAGGTCTTTGCTCGCGATCTCAAGCTGCTCGCCGGCCGCGCCGGTATCAGTTCGGCTCGCGTCGCGCCCCACGTGCTGCGCCACGCCTTTGCCAGTCACCTGCTGGGTGGTGGCGCCGACCTAAGGGTGGTGCAGATGCTGCTCGGCCATGCCGATATCTCGACCACCCAGATTTACACCCATGTGCTCGACGAAAAGCTGCGCAGCCTTGTGGAGCAGCACCATCCCCTGAGCGATTCCGCGAAATAG
- a CDS encoding histidine kinase → MPTLIRLIIILLFLAGLVYGGMIALVTYVQPTPKETTIRIPQRDLLGGGEPTLPGQAPTPTDPAPTP, encoded by the coding sequence ATGCCCACGCTCATCCGCCTGATCATCATTCTGCTGTTTCTCGCCGGCCTGGTCTATGGCGGCATGATTGCGCTGGTGACCTATGTGCAGCCAACGCCCAAGGAAACCACGATCCGCATTCCCCAGCGCGACCTGCTTGGCGGCGGCGAGCCCACCCTGCCCGGCCAGGCACCAACGCCCACCGATCCGGCGCCCACGCCGTGA
- a CDS encoding shikimate kinase: MSRSDPAKRQARAEELAALLGGRPIVLVGMMGAGKTTVGRRLAAKLNRLFLDSDEEIEKAAQMSIPEIFEQRGEAEFRAGEARVIARVLKDPDIILATGGGAFVSEETRALVNAEAISIWLKAEADILFERVSRRSNRPLLKTANPRQTLEKLIAERYPIYADAHVTVLSRDVPQDVVAADVIEAVLAHLKN; the protein is encoded by the coding sequence TTGAGCCGATCCGATCCGGCAAAGCGGCAGGCCCGCGCCGAGGAACTTGCTGCCCTGTTGGGCGGCAGGCCGATCGTGCTTGTCGGCATGATGGGGGCGGGCAAGACGACGGTAGGGCGGCGGCTGGCGGCCAAGCTCAATCGGCTGTTTCTTGATAGCGACGAAGAGATCGAAAAAGCCGCGCAAATGAGCATTCCCGAGATCTTCGAGCAGCGTGGCGAGGCCGAATTCCGGGCCGGGGAGGCCCGGGTGATTGCCCGGGTGCTCAAGGATCCCGATATCATTCTGGCAACGGGCGGCGGCGCTTTTGTCAGCGAGGAAACGCGGGCGCTGGTCAATGCCGAGGCTATCTCGATCTGGCTCAAGGCCGAGGCTGATATTCTGTTCGAGCGGGTATCGCGGCGCTCCAATCGGCCCCTGCTCAAGACGGCCAATCCGCGCCAGACGCTCGAAAAATTGATTGCCGAACGCTATCCCATCTATGCCGATGCCCATGTGACCGTGCTGTCGCGCGATGTGCCGCAGGATGTGGTGGCCGCCGATGTGATCGAGGCCGTGCTGGCCCATCTCAAGAATTAG
- the aroB gene encoding 3-dehydroquinate synthase — MADIAHKVHVALGERAYDILIGDRLIDEAGAILAERFPGRRFGIITDENVAKAQLPRLIASMDAAGLGHSEIVLPPGESTKGWPGLQAAVEGILAARLERGDLVIALGGGVIGDLAGFAAAIARRGMDFVQMPTSLLAQVDSSVGGKTGINSPHGKNLIGAFHQPRLVLADLSTLDTLAPRQFASGYAEVVKYGLIDDEDFFFWLEEKREEIFAGGPARGEAIARCCAHKARVVIEDEKELGVRALLNLGHTFGHALEKDTGYSDRLLHGEGVSIGMVLAHGFSARLGLAPSQDAGRIAAHLKNAGLPTILGDIEGGLGSTETLMAAIAQDKKVSRGALTFILTRGIGKAFIEKGVAPEAVSAFLDEMRR, encoded by the coding sequence ATGGCCGATATCGCCCACAAGGTTCACGTTGCACTGGGCGAGCGCGCCTATGACATTCTGATCGGCGACCGGCTGATCGATGAGGCCGGGGCGATCCTGGCCGAGCGCTTTCCCGGCAGGCGTTTTGGCATCATCACCGATGAAAACGTGGCCAAGGCGCAATTGCCACGGCTGATCGCGTCGATGGATGCAGCGGGGCTGGGGCATAGCGAGATCGTGCTGCCGCCGGGGGAAAGCACCAAGGGCTGGCCCGGGCTGCAGGCGGCAGTCGAGGGCATATTGGCGGCGCGGCTGGAGCGGGGCGATCTGGTGATCGCGCTGGGCGGCGGGGTGATTGGGGATCTGGCCGGATTTGCCGCCGCGATCGCGCGGCGCGGCATGGATTTCGTGCAGATGCCGACCTCGCTATTGGCGCAGGTCGATAGCTCGGTGGGCGGCAAGACCGGGATCAATTCGCCGCATGGCAAGAATTTGATCGGGGCGTTTCACCAGCCCCGGCTGGTGCTGGCGGATTTGTCGACGCTGGACACGCTGGCGCCCCGCCAATTTGCCTCCGGCTATGCCGAAGTGGTCAAATATGGGCTGATCGACGACGAGGATTTCTTCTTCTGGCTCGAGGAAAAGCGCGAAGAGATTTTTGCTGGCGGGCCGGCCCGGGGCGAGGCCATTGCCCGCTGCTGTGCGCATAAGGCGCGGGTGGTGATCGAGGACGAAAAGGAATTGGGCGTCCGGGCGCTGCTCAATCTGGGGCATACTTTCGGGCATGCGCTGGAAAAGGATACCGGCTATTCCGACCGCCTGCTGCATGGCGAGGGGGTCAGTATCGGCATGGTGCTGGCGCATGGCTTTTCCGCCAGACTGGGCCTCGCGCCAAGCCAGGACGCCGGGCGGATTGCCGCGCATTTGAAAAATGCGGGCCTGCCAACCATATTGGGTGATATCGAAGGCGGGCTTGGCTCCACCGAGACTTTGATGGCAGCCATTGCGCAGGACAAGAAGGTCTCGCGTGGGGCGCTGACCTTCATTCTGACGCGCGGTATCGGCAAGGCCTTCATCGAAAAAGGCGTGGCGCCGGAGGCGGTATCAGCATTTTTGGATGAGATGCGCAGATAG
- a CDS encoding BolA family protein, translating to MSARQTIIAKLTAKFAPAFLDVIDESSQHHGHAGWREGGETHFRVRIATRHFDGLSRVAQHRAVMDALETELKGPVHALAIDVLPAEGPF from the coding sequence ATGTCCGCCAGACAGACCATCATAGCCAAGCTCACCGCTAAATTTGCCCCCGCTTTCCTCGATGTGATCGACGAGTCGAGCCAGCATCATGGTCACGCCGGGTGGCGCGAGGGTGGTGAAACCCATTTTCGTGTCAGAATCGCGACCCGTCATTTTGACGGTCTAAGCCGCGTCGCGCAACACCGCGCGGTCATGGACGCGCTCGAAACCGAACTCAAAGGCCCCGTACACGCCCTGGCCATCGATGTTCTGCCTGCCGAAGGGCCGTTCTAG
- a CDS encoding J domain-containing protein: MKLQSKLFDNIRIRPRREEKPAPVEQICDWEGCDRPGTHKAPKGHRSEGQYHHFCLEHVRHYNTAFNFFAGMEKDELEEALHAPPKADTRKSFATGQAGARPASTAGLRPGDKYGDPFGVFARYRHRQAQTPASERVKPLHEPDRRALETLGIMGHAKSDEIKRAYKTLVKIHHPDANGGDKSSEDRLRTIIAAYSHLKKAGFVAK; the protein is encoded by the coding sequence ATGAAACTGCAATCCAAGCTGTTCGATAACATTCGCATCAGGCCGCGCCGGGAAGAGAAGCCTGCGCCGGTGGAGCAGATCTGCGACTGGGAAGGCTGTGACCGGCCCGGTACGCACAAGGCACCCAAGGGGCATCGCAGCGAGGGGCAGTATCATCATTTCTGCCTCGAGCATGTGCGCCACTACAATACCGCCTTCAATTTCTTCGCCGGCATGGAGAAGGACGAGCTGGAAGAGGCGCTGCATGCGCCACCCAAGGCCGATACCCGCAAGAGTTTTGCCACGGGTCAGGCGGGCGCACGGCCGGCCAGCACGGCGGGCCTGCGGCCCGGCGACAAATATGGCGATCCGTTCGGCGTGTTTGCGCGCTACCGGCACCGGCAGGCGCAGACGCCGGCCTCCGAACGCGTCAAGCCGCTGCATGAGCCGGACCGGCGGGCGCTCGAAACGCTGGGCATTATGGGTCATGCCAAATCGGACGAGATCAAGCGGGCCTACAAGACCCTGGTCAAGATCCACCATCCCGATGCCAATGGCGGCGACAAATCATCCGAGGACCGGCTGCGCACCATCATCGCGGCCTATTCGCATCTCAAGAAGGCGGGGTTCGTTGCCAAATAG
- the cobS gene encoding cobaltochelatase subunit CobS, producing the protein MSEFSNLPDTDYKARDLFGIDTDMVVKGYAERTSHVPPIDPDYLFDRNTTLAILAGFAFNRRVMVQGYHGTGKSTHIEQVAARLNWPLVRVNLDSHVSRIDLVGKDAIVLKDGKQITEFRDGILPWAVQNNVALVFDEYDAGRPDVMFVIQRVLEVAGRLTLLDQNRVIVPHPAFRLFSTTNTIGLGDTSGLYHGTQQINQGQMDRWSLVTTLNYLPHDKEVGIVLAKNKAYGETEKGKKLISNMVRLADLTRQAFINGDLSTVMSPRTVITWAENTQIFGGDTGFAFRLTFLNKCDELERPVVAEFYQRVFGEDLPESSANLAVTA; encoded by the coding sequence ATGAGTGAATTCAGCAATCTGCCCGACACCGACTACAAGGCCCGGGACCTGTTCGGGATCGACACCGACATGGTGGTCAAGGGCTATGCCGAACGCACCAGCCATGTGCCCCCGATCGATCCGGATTATCTGTTCGACCGCAACACCACTTTGGCGATCCTGGCCGGCTTTGCGTTCAACCGCCGCGTCATGGTGCAGGGCTATCACGGCACGGGTAAATCGACCCATATCGAGCAGGTCGCGGCGCGGCTGAACTGGCCGCTGGTGCGCGTCAATCTCGATAGCCACGTGTCGCGTATCGATCTCGTCGGCAAGGACGCGATCGTGCTCAAGGATGGCAAGCAGATCACCGAATTCCGCGATGGCATTCTGCCATGGGCGGTGCAGAACAATGTCGCTCTGGTGTTCGACGAATATGATGCGGGCCGGCCCGACGTGATGTTCGTTATTCAGCGCGTGCTGGAAGTGGCAGGTCGGCTGACCCTGCTCGACCAGAACCGCGTCATCGTGCCCCATCCGGCGTTCCGCCTGTTCTCGACCACCAATACGATTGGTCTGGGCGATACGTCGGGCCTCTATCACGGCACCCAGCAGATCAACCAGGGTCAGATGGACCGCTGGAGCCTGGTGACGACGCTGAATTACCTGCCGCATGACAAGGAAGTCGGCATCGTCCTGGCCAAGAACAAGGCCTATGGCGAGACCGAAAAGGGCAAGAAGCTCATTTCCAACATGGTGCGACTGGCCGATTTGACGCGCCAGGCGTTCATCAATGGGGACCTGTCCACCGTGATGAGCCCGCGTACGGTGATCACCTGGGCCGAGAACACGCAGATTTTCGGCGGCGACACCGGTTTTGCGTTCCGGCTGACCTTCCTCAACAAATGCGACGAGCTCGAGCGCCCGGTGGTGGCCGAGTTCTATCAGCGCGTGTTCGGGGAAGACCTGCCCGAGTCGTCCGCCAATCTGGCGGTGACGGCTTAA
- a CDS encoding class I SAM-dependent methyltransferase: MAQNIYDDAKFFEGYSQFPRSRQGLAGAPEWASLKAMLPDLTGKRVLDLGSGFGAFCRFAVEAGAAEVVGVDLSEKMIASAKERGAGLPIRYEQADLETYVPQTGAYDLVFSSLAVHYLGDFDAFVRKVRDALVPGGAFVFSMEHPIFAARGEPEWLESDGKRVFALSDYAREGERVTNWVVEGIVKYHRKMSTMVTALLVAGFVIDAMDEWSPSADDLKAIPGLADEIIRPMLLLMAAHKPDQEH, from the coding sequence ATGGCCCAGAATATCTATGACGACGCCAAATTCTTTGAGGGTTACAGCCAGTTCCCGCGTTCGCGCCAGGGACTGGCTGGGGCTCCCGAATGGGCGTCGCTTAAAGCTATGTTGCCGGATCTGACGGGCAAGCGCGTCCTTGATCTGGGGTCGGGCTTCGGCGCCTTTTGCCGCTTTGCGGTGGAGGCGGGTGCGGCCGAGGTGGTGGGTGTCGATCTCTCCGAAAAGATGATCGCCAGCGCCAAAGAGCGGGGGGCGGGCCTGCCGATCCGCTATGAGCAGGCTGACCTTGAGACCTATGTGCCCCAGACCGGCGCCTATGATCTCGTGTTCTCCTCGCTGGCCGTGCATTACCTCGGCGACTTCGATGCCTTTGTTCGCAAGGTGCGTGATGCATTGGTGCCGGGCGGTGCTTTCGTCTTTTCGATGGAGCATCCGATTTTTGCGGCGCGGGGCGAGCCGGAATGGCTCGAGTCTGATGGCAAGCGGGTGTTTGCGCTGAGCGATTATGCGCGCGAAGGCGAGCGGGTGACCAATTGGGTGGTCGAGGGCATCGTCAAATACCACCGCAAGATGTCGACCATGGTCACCGCATTGCTGGTGGCCGGCTTTGTTATCGATGCCATGGATGAATGGTCGCCCAGCGCGGATGATCTCAAGGCCATACCCGGCCTTGCCGACGAAATAATACGGCCCATGCTGCTGCTGATGGCAGCACACAAGCCAGACCAAGAACACTAA
- the cobT gene encoding cobaltochelatase subunit CobT produces the protein MAQPPRSKANRPDQTQVFKSAMGATVRAIGGKADLEVTFTSDRPLLTSDKARLANLPRLPTRRDVAIARGQGDAMAMRLASHDPETHRKRSPVDPMARAAFDALEQARVEALGCVRMPGMVGNIGEMLEDRLFRANFAEVDDKGDAPIAEALGLLLREKLAGVPVPPSGHALVDLWRKEIEDKGGKSLEDLLTRYENQDEFSKAAKALLRDLNLVPESELDDPDASDEESDDNQEPDAGDSSDKAPEQGEGENESSDADQDQQAGESEETGDVEGMESDMADTDEDAAAEAGEDAPMPPPAKDGGERLSNQFQYKVFTTKFDEIVKAAELCPPDELDQLRALLDKQLENLAGAVARLANKLQRRLMAKQNRSWQFDLEEGLLDTARLTRVVTDPMQALSFKVEKDTDFRDTIVTLLIDNSGSMRGRPITIAAICGDILARTLERCGVKVEILGFTTRAWKGGKSREAWLEANRPANPGRVNDVRHIIYKAADEPWRHARRNLGLMMREGLLKENIDGEALEWARKRLMARPEARRILMVISDGAPVDDSTQSVNAGNYLEAHLRQVIEDIETRSPIQLVAVGIGHDVTRYYRRAVTLLDAEELAGALTDELAALFDEEPPAQSRRRGRG, from the coding sequence ATGGCACAGCCTCCTCGCAGCAAAGCCAATAGACCCGACCAGACCCAGGTCTTCAAATCGGCCATGGGTGCGACCGTGCGAGCCATTGGCGGCAAGGCGGATCTGGAGGTGACCTTCACCTCCGACCGGCCGCTGCTGACCTCGGACAAGGCGCGTCTCGCCAATCTGCCGCGCCTGCCGACCCGGCGCGACGTGGCCATTGCCCGCGGGCAGGGCGATGCCATGGCGATGCGGCTGGCCAGCCATGATCCCGAAACCCACCGTAAGCGTAGCCCCGTGGACCCCATGGCGCGGGCGGCATTCGATGCGCTGGAACAGGCGCGCGTCGAGGCGCTTGGCTGCGTGCGCATGCCGGGCATGGTCGGCAATATCGGGGAAATGCTGGAAGACCGGTTGTTCCGCGCCAATTTTGCCGAGGTCGATGACAAGGGCGACGCGCCCATCGCGGAGGCGCTTGGCCTGTTGCTGCGCGAGAAGCTGGCAGGGGTGCCGGTGCCGCCTTCGGGGCATGCGCTGGTCGATCTGTGGCGCAAGGAGATCGAGGACAAGGGCGGCAAGTCGCTCGAGGATCTGTTGACGCGCTATGAGAACCAGGACGAGTTCTCCAAGGCCGCCAAGGCGCTGCTGCGTGACCTCAACCTGGTGCCCGAAAGCGAGCTGGATGATCCGGACGCTTCCGACGAGGAGAGCGACGACAATCAGGAGCCCGATGCCGGGGACAGCTCGGACAAGGCGCCGGAGCAGGGCGAGGGCGAGAACGAAAGCTCGGATGCCGATCAGGACCAGCAGGCCGGCGAGTCGGAAGAAACCGGCGACGTCGAAGGCATGGAATCGGACATGGCCGATACCGATGAGGACGCGGCCGCCGAAGCGGGCGAAGACGCGCCCATGCCCCCGCCTGCCAAGGATGGCGGGGAGCGCCTCTCCAACCAATTCCAGTACAAGGTGTTCACCACCAAATTCGACGAAATCGTCAAGGCGGCCGAACTGTGCCCGCCGGACGAGCTGGATCAATTGCGGGCGCTGCTCGACAAGCAATTGGAAAACCTGGCGGGTGCGGTGGCGCGCCTGGCCAATAAGCTGCAGCGGCGGTTGATGGCCAAGCAAAACCGTAGCTGGCAGTTTGATCTCGAAGAAGGTCTGCTGGACACGGCGCGATTGACCCGCGTGGTGACCGATCCGATGCAGGCGCTCAGCTTCAAGGTCGAGAAGGACACCGATTTCCGCGACACGATCGTCACGCTCCTGATCGACAATTCGGGCTCGATGCGCGGGCGGCCGATCACCATTGCGGCGATCTGCGGCGATATTCTTGCCCGCACCTTGGAGCGCTGCGGCGTCAAGGTCGAGATCCTGGGCTTTACCACCCGCGCCTGGAAGGGCGGCAAGAGCCGCGAGGCGTGGCTCGAAGCTAATCGCCCGGCCAATCCGGGGCGCGTCAACGACGTGCGTCACATCATCTACAAGGCAGCGGATGAGCCCTGGCGGCATGCGCGGCGCAATCTCGGCCTGATGATGCGCGAGGGACTGCTCAAGGAAAACATCGATGGCGAGGCGCTCGAATGGGCGCGCAAGCGGCTGATGGCGCGGCCGGAAGCCCGCCGCATCCTGATGGTGATTTCCGACGGCGCGCCGGTCGATGACTCAACCCAGAGCGTCAATGCCGGCAATTATCTGGAAGCCCATTTGCGCCAGGTGATCGAGGATATCGAAACGCGCTCGCCCATCCAATTGGTGGCCGTGGGTATCGGGCATGACGTGACGCGCTATTACCGCCGGGCGGTGACGCTGCTCGACGCCGAGGAACTGGCCGGGGCGCTGACGGATGAATTGGCTGCCCTGTTCGATGAAGAACCTCCGGCCCAATCGCGCCGGCGCGGCCGCGGATGA
- a CDS encoding esterase-like activity of phytase family protein — MRLIAAAGIMALLAGVQPAAAAEVTVSAVQITRFKDSALDQPVDKLIWRGGIAMVSQEDTFGGLSGLTFTGADHRAVFVSDRGNFVAGQLAYDDANRLFGFIGVTIEPMRNSKGDLLPRQYARDAESVDTVYRDGLPLAVRVGFENLTRVADFALSNGVPGGAAREVPIPDWLSQLRTNRTVESVCVAPAGSPIAGSTLLLAEGAFDADGNHRGWLLGQSDKGPVSYRSSAATDPTECAFLPNGDLLVLERGVSFLSFSMALRRVPAAEVRAGNVMAGEVLLSAGGGEVDNMESMAVYTAKDGETRVVIGSDNNFNDWQRSLLLEFGLPQ; from the coding sequence ATGAGACTGATTGCTGCTGCCGGGATCATGGCGCTGCTGGCGGGCGTACAGCCCGCCGCAGCCGCCGAGGTAACCGTCAGCGCCGTCCAGATCACCCGCTTCAAGGATAGCGCGCTCGACCAGCCCGTGGACAAGCTGATCTGGCGGGGCGGTATCGCCATGGTCAGCCAGGAGGACACGTTTGGGGGGCTGTCGGGGCTGACCTTTACCGGGGCGGATCACCGCGCGGTGTTTGTCAGCGATCGCGGCAATTTCGTCGCCGGGCAATTGGCCTATGATGACGCGAACCGGCTGTTCGGCTTTATCGGCGTCACCATCGAGCCCATGCGCAATTCCAAGGGTGATTTGCTGCCCCGGCAATATGCACGGGATGCCGAGTCAGTGGATACCGTTTATCGCGACGGGCTACCGTTGGCGGTGCGGGTGGGGTTCGAGAATTTGACGCGGGTGGCCGATTTTGCGCTGAGCAATGGCGTGCCCGGCGGCGCCGCGCGCGAGGTGCCAATTCCCGATTGGCTCAGCCAATTGCGCACCAATAGAACAGTGGAATCGGTGTGCGTGGCGCCGGCCGGCTCTCCGATTGCCGGTTCGACGCTGTTGCTTGCCGAGGGGGCCTTCGATGCGGACGGCAATCATCGCGGGTGGCTGTTGGGGCAAAGTGACAAGGGGCCGGTGAGCTATCGTTCGAGCGCGGCGACTGACCCTACCGAATGCGCTTTCCTGCCCAATGGGGACCTGCTGGTACTCGAACGCGGCGTGTCGTTCCTGAGCTTTTCCATGGCCCTGCGCCGCGTCCCGGCCGCCGAGGTGCGGGCCGGCAATGTGATGGCGGGCGAAGTGCTGCTGTCGGCCGGCGGCGGGGAGGTCGACAATATGGAGTCGATGGCGGTTTATACGGCCAAAGATGGGGAAACGCGGGTTGTTATTGGATCCGACAATAACTTCAACGATTGGCAGCGGAGCCTGCTGTTGGAATTTGGGTTACCGCAATAG
- a CDS encoding queuosine precursor transporter: MLARFLAAVAAMVVVVAASNILVLFPLQVQLGSVNLADLLTWGAFTFPFAFLVTDLTNRYDGPRNARLVVLVGFLVGLGLSFYLSYHPLPWNAEGGPATTQRIALASAAAFLTGQLLDIAVFSRLRAAKAWFLPPLAGSLFGSLIDTAIFFTVAFAPALVGIDLLFGLADGSLAFPAPWLGIGPEVPLWISLASGDFLVKFLAALLLLAPYRALMGRIMPLPPLGARA; this comes from the coding sequence ATGCTTGCTCGTTTCCTGGCGGCCGTTGCCGCCATGGTCGTGGTCGTCGCCGCGTCCAATATTCTGGTGCTGTTTCCGCTGCAGGTCCAGCTTGGTTCGGTTAACCTGGCCGATCTGTTGACCTGGGGCGCCTTCACCTTCCCCTTTGCCTTCCTCGTCACCGACCTCACCAACCGCTATGACGGCCCGCGCAATGCACGGCTCGTCGTTCTGGTCGGCTTCCTGGTGGGCCTGGGGCTCTCATTCTATCTCAGCTACCATCCGCTGCCCTGGAATGCCGAAGGCGGCCCCGCCACCACCCAGCGCATTGCCCTCGCCTCCGCTGCGGCTTTCCTCACCGGCCAATTGCTCGATATCGCTGTGTTCTCGCGCCTGCGCGCGGCCAAGGCCTGGTTCCTGCCGCCGCTGGCCGGTTCGCTGTTCGGCTCGCTGATCGATACGGCCATCTTCTTCACCGTCGCCTTCGCCCCGGCTCTGGTCGGCATCGACCTGCTGTTCGGCCTGGCCGATGGCTCCTTGGCCTTCCCCGCCCCCTGGCTGGGCATCGGCCCCGAAGTCCCGCTCTGGATCTCCCTGGCCTCCGGCGATTTCCTGGTAAAATTCCTCGCCGCCCTGCTGCTGCTGGCCCCCTACCGCGCCCTGATGGGCCGGATCATGCCCCTCCCGCCGCTTGGCGCGCGGGCGTAA
- the rpmB gene encoding 50S ribosomal protein L28: MARRCELTGKGVMTGNNVSHALNRTRRRFLPNLLNVTLISDALNRPVKLRISAAALRTVEHRGGLDAFLLKQDDATLSTLAQGIKKEVRAALAAA, from the coding sequence ATGGCACGTCGCTGTGAACTGACTGGCAAGGGCGTAATGACCGGGAACAACGTGTCCCACGCGCTCAACCGCACCCGCCGCCGCTTTCTCCCCAATCTGCTCAACGTGACGCTGATTTCGGACGCGCTGAACCGTCCGGTCAAGCTGCGCATCTCGGCTGCGGCCCTGCGCACCGTCGAGCACCGCGGTGGCCTCGACGCCTTCCTGCTCAAGCAGGACGACGCGACCCTGTCGACCCTGGCCCAGGGCATCAAAAAGGAAGTCCGCGCCGCTCTCGCTGCTGCCTGA
- a CDS encoding DUF3108 domain-containing protein translates to MTYFRSAFAAMALLAATPALAQQVDARASYVLTLGGINIAMMDVELSDNGSRYALDLSANVAGMGAVVASGTASAHASGSSANGLVSQSFNLKTRANGEAFGVDVTFAGGEVSAFKVEPPITDTYDRVPLERRHLTGVGDFLSAFVVKGGTLDKGLCQRKLNIFTGVERFNIAMSYAGEDEATSPRTGYQGPVVVCSLDYQPISGHFTESEITNYLADKSRILMWYAPLGQTGYFVPYRVLLGTNMGDLSMVLTSMKP, encoded by the coding sequence GTGACGTATTTCCGTTCCGCCTTCGCCGCAATGGCTCTTCTAGCCGCCACGCCGGCTCTTGCCCAACAGGTGGATGCCCGCGCCAGCTATGTGCTGACCCTGGGCGGCATCAATATCGCCATGATGGATGTCGAGCTCAGCGACAATGGCTCACGCTATGCACTCGATCTTTCCGCCAACGTCGCGGGGATGGGGGCCGTGGTGGCCAGCGGCACGGCCAGCGCCCATGCCTCGGGCAGTTCGGCCAATGGGCTGGTGTCACAAAGCTTTAATCTCAAGACCCGGGCCAATGGCGAAGCCTTTGGCGTGGATGTGACCTTTGCCGGCGGCGAGGTCAGCGCCTTCAAGGTCGAGCCGCCGATCACCGATACCTATGACCGGGTGCCGCTGGAACGCCGGCATCTGACCGGCGTCGGCGACTTCCTCTCGGCCTTCGTCGTCAAGGGCGGAACGCTCGACAAGGGGCTGTGCCAGCGCAAGCTCAATATCTTTACCGGGGTCGAGCGCTTCAACATCGCCATGAGCTATGCCGGGGAAGACGAGGCCACCTCGCCACGCACGGGCTATCAGGGGCCGGTCGTGGTTTGCAGCCTCGATTACCAGCCGATCTCGGGGCATTTCACCGAGTCCGAAATCACCAATTACCTGGCCGACAAGAGCCGCATCCTGATGTGGTATGCGCCGCTGGGCCAGACGGGCTATTTCGTGCCCTATCGCGTGCTGCTGGGCACCAATATGGGGGATCTCTCCATGGTGCTGACCAGTATGAAACCCTGA